In Poecile atricapillus isolate bPoeAtr1 chromosome W, bPoeAtr1.hap1, whole genome shotgun sequence, one DNA window encodes the following:
- the LOC131592152 gene encoding sterile alpha motif domain-containing protein 1-like, which yields MTETTTNTREEQAQGEEQAREKSFAGETQARRPRPPATAAGPPLGGAAAAERFNRATATALPRPSAGPRSALGRPLLRARPARDPFPARPGACRACGASRRLDPEALAARPPPPPPFCPAPAEGASVNTVLAFAFSVSRCAVRSRTTWV from the exons ATGACCGAAACGACGACAAACACCCGGGAAGAGCAGGCACAAGGAGAGGAACAAGCGAGAGAAAAGAGTTTTGCTG GGGAAACACAGGCCCGCCGCCCGCGGCCTCCAGCGACAGCCGCCGGGCCGCCCCTGGGAGGAGCCGCGGCCGCGGAGCGATTCAACAGAGCCACCGCCACGGCCCTTCCCCGCCCCTCAGCCGGCCCTCGCTCCGCTCTGGGCCGGCCTCTCCTCAgggcccgccccgcccgcgaCCCTTTCCCCGCGCGGCCCGGGGCCTGCCGGGCATGTGGCGCCTCGCGACGCCTGGACCCCGAAGCCTTGGCCGCTCGGCCACCTCCACCCCCTCCCTTCTGCCCTGCACCAGCTGAGGGGGCATCCGTAAATACCGTCCTGGCCTTTGCTTTTTCAGTGTCCCGCTGTGCGGTGCGGTCCAGAACCACCTGGGTGTGA